Proteins encoded in a region of the Isosphaeraceae bacterium EP7 genome:
- the folD gene encoding bifunctional methylenetetrahydrofolate dehydrogenase/methenyltetrahydrofolate cyclohydrolase FolD has product MPARIIDGKAVAQRVRDEVARGVAQLKADSGIVPGLTVVLVGEDPASKVYVKSKHSACAAAGMSGEIIRLAADSPESLVLDTIDRLNADPSVHGILVQLPLPKHIDDRRVIERIDPLKDVDGFHPVNAGLLAIGTPRFVPCTPLGVRELLIELGIETRGAHAVVLGRSQIVGKSMALLLLQKGPGGDATVTVCHTATRDVPEFTRRADILVAAVGRPEQVKGDWIKPGAVVIDVGIHKKADGKLCGDVDFKEASEVASWISPVPGGVGPMTVAMLLRNTLDAARLSVPASTRDKEAPR; this is encoded by the coding sequence GTGCCGGCCCGCATCATCGACGGAAAGGCGGTCGCGCAGCGCGTCCGCGACGAGGTCGCTCGCGGTGTCGCCCAGCTCAAGGCCGACTCCGGGATTGTGCCGGGGCTCACCGTGGTCCTGGTCGGCGAGGATCCGGCGAGCAAGGTCTACGTCAAGAGCAAGCATTCCGCATGTGCTGCCGCCGGGATGAGTGGCGAGATCATCCGTCTTGCCGCCGACTCCCCCGAGTCCCTCGTCCTCGACACCATCGACCGACTCAACGCCGATCCGTCGGTCCACGGAATTCTGGTCCAGCTTCCGCTGCCGAAGCACATCGACGACCGACGGGTCATCGAGCGAATCGACCCGTTGAAGGATGTCGACGGCTTCCATCCGGTTAACGCCGGCCTGCTCGCCATTGGCACCCCTCGATTCGTCCCGTGCACCCCCCTGGGCGTCCGCGAACTGCTCATCGAGCTGGGCATCGAGACCCGAGGTGCCCACGCCGTGGTTCTCGGCCGGTCGCAGATCGTCGGTAAGTCGATGGCCCTGCTGCTCTTGCAGAAAGGACCCGGGGGCGATGCCACGGTGACCGTTTGCCATACGGCGACCAGGGATGTCCCCGAGTTCACCCGACGGGCCGACATTCTCGTTGCCGCAGTGGGACGGCCGGAGCAGGTCAAAGGGGACTGGATCAAGCCGGGGGCGGTCGTCATCGACGTCGGAATTCATAAGAAGGCCGACGGTAAGCTTTGCGGCGACGTGGACTTCAAAGAGGCCTCAGAAGTCGCCTCCTGGATCAGCCCCGTCCCCGGCGGCGTCGGACCGATGACGGTGGCCATGCTGCTTCGAAACACGCTCGATGCCGCCAGGCTCAGCGTGCCCGCTTCTACACGAGACAAAGAGGCCCCTCGATGA
- a CDS encoding sugar phosphate isomerase/epimerase family protein, with amino-acid sequence MIQFGICNELFDGWNFPDICRTIKRLGYHGIEIAPFTLAPRITDLKPGRRRDLKSIVEDWGLQTIGLHWLLAKTEGFYLTSPDEETRQKTADYFLALAEATRDLGGSIMVLGSPKQRDLLPGVTREEANKYAVDVFRSIMPTVGDLGVDLCLEPLAPDDTNFLNTCDEAEAIIAAVGHPNFKLHMDVKAQSAEEGQTVPDLIRRHAAGAGHFHAQDTNLRGPGMGRVDFGPIMKSLVESGYDRWVSVEVFDYSPGAVETAKQSIECLTRALDEAR; translated from the coding sequence ATGATCCAGTTCGGGATCTGCAACGAGCTGTTCGACGGCTGGAACTTCCCCGATATCTGCAGGACGATCAAGCGGCTTGGCTATCACGGAATCGAGATTGCTCCGTTCACCCTCGCCCCGCGAATCACCGACCTGAAGCCCGGCCGGCGGCGTGACCTCAAGTCGATTGTCGAGGATTGGGGGCTCCAGACCATCGGCCTGCACTGGCTTCTCGCCAAGACCGAAGGATTCTACCTGACTAGCCCCGACGAGGAGACACGGCAGAAGACCGCTGATTACTTCCTCGCGCTGGCCGAGGCGACCCGCGACCTGGGCGGCTCGATCATGGTCCTGGGTTCGCCCAAACAGCGTGACTTGCTCCCGGGTGTGACCCGCGAAGAGGCGAATAAGTACGCCGTCGACGTCTTCCGATCGATCATGCCCACGGTCGGCGACCTCGGTGTCGACCTCTGCCTGGAACCGCTGGCCCCCGACGACACAAACTTCCTCAACACCTGCGACGAGGCCGAGGCGATAATCGCCGCGGTCGGCCATCCCAACTTCAAGCTGCACATGGACGTGAAGGCCCAGAGCGCCGAGGAGGGCCAGACGGTCCCCGACTTGATCCGCCGCCATGCCGCGGGCGCCGGCCACTTCCACGCTCAGGACACCAATCTGAGAGGGCCCGGGATGGGCCGAGTTGACTTCGGCCCGATCATGAAATCCCTGGTCGAATCGGGTTACGACCGCTGGGTCTCGGTCGAGGTCTTCGACTACAGCCCAGGGGCCGTCGAGACGGCGAAGCAGAGCATCGAATGCCTGACTCGAGCCCTGGATGAG